In Arachis hypogaea cultivar Tifrunner chromosome 17, arahy.Tifrunner.gnm2.J5K5, whole genome shotgun sequence, a single window of DNA contains:
- the LOC140180527 gene encoding zinc finger BED domain-containing protein RICESLEEPER 4-like, producing the protein MASNAREDTQSNNVAPTDNEIEVESNINPTLETPQATDNNASNPEGSTPVEGDNKANVKSAYWKYFDRLKVEGEWKTKCKFCKSVLNANPKNGTKSLRNHVDRYCKRIKVATSRQSSIVESLAKQAQVQKVNENGFVFDPSKTRKCVTEMIVLHEYPLSCVDHHGLRRAFASIQPTFKMPSRNTVRKDILKMFGDEKLKLTLQLDENDSRVAITSDMWTSNQEKGYMVVTAHYIDSSWKLQMRLLSMKKKFEKYWDEIHGIMGVAAVLDPRYKMVGVEFQFKKMYPDPIECSKQVDRIHQLCNELVNEYNQKMSSDVSYVGTKEVDESGNTSIFGGDDYMVYLKRKK; encoded by the exons ATGGCTAGCAATGCTAGAGAAGATACACAAAGCAATAATGTTGCTCCGACCGATAATGAAATTGAAGTTGAGAGTAATATTAATCCAACTTTGGAAACTCCACAAGCAACGGATAATAATGCCTCGAATCCAGAAGGATCAACTCCTGTTGAAGGTGACAATAAGGCTAATGTTAAGAGTGCTTATTGGAAGTATTTTGATCGTTTAAAAGTTGAAGGTGAATGGAAGACAAAATGCAAATTTTGCAAGAGTGTGCTTAATGCAAATCCGAAGAATGGTACCAAGTCACTGAGAAACCATGTGGACCGATATTGTAAGAGAATAAAAGTGGCGACCTCAAGGCAATCATCAATTGTTGAATCTCTAGCAAAACAAGCACAAGTGCAAAAAGTAAACGAAAATGGATTTGTGTTTGACCCTTCAAAGACAAGAAAGTGTGTTACCGAAATGATTGTCCTGCATGAGTATCCTTTGAGTTGTGTAGACCACCATGGACTGAGGCGAGCGTTTGCATCAATACAACCAACATTTAAAATGCCTAGTCGCAACACGGTTAGGAAAGACATCTTGAAGATGTTTGGGGATGAGAAGCTGAAGTTAACTCTTCAACTAGATGAAAATGATAGTAGAGTTGCGATAACTAGCGACATGTGGACTTCCAATCAAGAAAAGGGTTACATGGTTGTCACAGCTCACTATATCGATAGTTCGTGGAAGTTGCAAATGCGCCTATTGAG catgaagaagaaatttgagaagtaTTGGGATGAGATTCATGGCATTATGGGTGTTGCTGCTGTTTTAGATCCTAGGTACAAGATGGTTGGAGTTgagtttcaatttaaaaaaatgtatccAGATCCAATAGAATGTTCCAAGCAAGTTGATAGAATTCATCAGTTGTGTAATGAGTTGGTTAATGAATACAATCAAAAAATGAGTTCTGATGTGTCATATGTTGGTACAAAGGAAGTTGATGAAAGTGGAAATACAAGCATATTTGGGGGTGATGATTATATGGTgtatcttaaaagaaaaaaatga